The following is a genomic window from Mycobacterium parmense.
CGGCGGCGTGCGCGACGAAGCGCGCGACCGCCCGAGGCGCCGCGGCCGGGTGGGTGTGCAGGTAAGACGCGTGCACCCCGGCGTGCACGGCCCCGTCCTGCGCCCGGTCTGGGCCGTCGCCCCGATACACCCACGCCGGCGGATAGCCATCGCTGAAGGTGACTGTGGTGCGGTGGAATTCGTGGCCCACCGCCCGCTGGCCGACCGAATACAGCGGCGAGTCGGCGACCGCGACGGCGTCGCGGTAGGCCAGTGTGAGCCGCGAGGTGAACCGGGCCGAGCCGGCCAGCACAGCGCACATCGGATGGCCGTCGAGTTCGGTGGCCAGGTAGATCAGCCCGGCGCATTCGGCGTGGACGGGCGCCCCGGCGGCGGCAAGGGCGTTGATCTGTCGGCGGACGACGTCGTTGGCCGACAGCTCTGCGGCGAACTGCTCGGGGAAGCCCCCGGGTAGCAGCACCGCGTCGGTGCCGTCGGGCAACGGGTCGGCGAGCGGGTCGAACTCGACCACCTCGGCGCCCGCGGCCCGCAGCAGCTCGGGATGTTCGGCGTAGCCGAAGCTGAAGGCCCTGCCGGCGGCCACGGCCACGGTGGCAGGCCCATGCGGCGGCTGCCCGATCGCGGTCGACGGGTCCCACGCCGGTCCGCCGTCGCGGCCCCCGGCCGTCGCGACGACGGCGGCCAGGTCGACGTGGCGGGCGACCAGGGCGGTCATCGCCTCGACCGCGAGCTCAGCGCGTCGCCCGTACTCGACGGCGGTCACCAGCCCGAGATGCCGTGAGGGCACCTCCAATTCGTCGATCCGGGGTATGGCGCCCAGCACCGGCACGCCGGCCTGCTCGCACGCCTGCCGCAGCACCTCCTCGTGCCGGGCCGAACCCACC
Proteins encoded in this region:
- a CDS encoding cobyrinate a,c-diamide synthase, with translation MSVPAVVVSAPASGSGKTTIATGLIGALRRAGHAVAPFKVGPDFIDPGYHALAAGRPGRNLDPVLVGEQLIGPLYAHGARGADIAVVEGVMGLFDGRIGSSATAPATGSTAHVAGLLGAPVILVVDARGQSHSMAALLHGFSTFDTATRVAGVILNRVGSARHEEVLRQACEQAGVPVLGAIPRIDELEVPSRHLGLVTAVEYGRRAELAVEAMTALVARHVDLAAVVATAGGRDGGPAWDPSTAIGQPPHGPATVAVAAGRAFSFGYAEHPELLRAAGAEVVEFDPLADPLPDGTDAVLLPGGFPEQFAAELSANDVVRRQINALAAAGAPVHAECAGLIYLATELDGHPMCAVLAGSARFTSRLTLAYRDAVAVADSPLYSVGQRAVGHEFHRTTVTFSDGYPPAWVYRGDGPDRAQDGAVHAGVHASYLHTHPAAAPRAVARFVAHAAARPAG